The Hyalangium gracile genome includes a window with the following:
- a CDS encoding lysophospholipid acyltransferase family protein → MEVKPGDLEACDPEFQRRHAGWITRALHTWFRVDVRGMEHLPQGPFVGVGNHGGAALIPDTLVWVGTYHTSGRKPPLVTLAHDGMFDAYPRPLASALAKLGAVRARREIAVEALRRGYAVQVYPGGDHDACRSFFRRNEIVFAGRKGYVELAREAGVPIVPVVSVGGHEALIVLWDGVPLASRLGLDRRFRLKAFPLTWSLPWGLWLGPLPGYLPLPAKIRVRVLPPIFPEGDDIDAIDARVRASMQHAANELAREQRFPWIG, encoded by the coding sequence GTGGAAGTGAAGCCCGGCGATCTGGAGGCGTGCGATCCGGAGTTCCAGCGGCGCCATGCCGGCTGGATCACGCGCGCCCTGCACACCTGGTTCCGGGTCGACGTGCGAGGCATGGAGCACCTGCCCCAGGGTCCGTTCGTCGGCGTGGGCAACCACGGCGGCGCGGCCCTGATTCCGGACACGCTGGTGTGGGTGGGCACGTACCACACGTCGGGCCGCAAGCCGCCGCTGGTGACACTGGCCCATGACGGGATGTTCGACGCGTACCCGCGGCCGCTCGCGAGCGCCCTGGCGAAGCTCGGGGCCGTGCGAGCCCGGCGGGAGATCGCGGTCGAGGCGCTCCGCCGAGGCTACGCGGTGCAGGTGTACCCGGGAGGAGACCACGACGCGTGCAGGAGCTTCTTCCGGAGGAACGAGATCGTCTTCGCCGGACGCAAGGGCTACGTCGAGCTGGCGCGTGAGGCCGGCGTGCCAATCGTGCCGGTGGTCTCGGTGGGCGGGCACGAGGCGCTGATCGTCCTCTGGGACGGAGTGCCGCTCGCGAGCAGGCTCGGACTGGACCGCCGCTTCCGCCTGAAGGCGTTCCCGCTGACCTGGAGCCTCCCGTGGGGGCTGTGGCTGGGGCCGCTGCCGGGTTACCTGCCGCTGCCCGCGAAGATCCGCGTGCGAGTGCTGCCGCCGATCTTCCCCGAGGGTGACGACATCGACGCAATTGACGCCCGCGTGCGAGCATCCATGCAGCACGCGGCCAACGAGCTGGCGAGGGAGCAACGCTTCCCATGGATCGGATGA
- a CDS encoding ferritin family protein: MKTNARASSGAGHSPDEPPDPYLERLCELAARDQWKLEELDWSSLDLLSLPELFRQTAADGFAQLLWGERTAELAASRLMELLPDGAARTFIATQRTDEARHVAFFERVIHLLGCEGRTRPSVQRLMREVQEAETPEELMLGMQILIEGIAHSLFLEAARVVGSFGEGDELDRPLQALKTVIGGWMPRLLARDESRHIAFGLHALRQSIPRLDRAERLRLEEKVTLWGALVLEQARDPDLVYGVGVDGEEVCRRLIDDLNLRIGQVGLETRIAPLKAA; encoded by the coding sequence TTGAAGACGAACGCACGGGCGTCATCTGGCGCGGGCCACTCCCCGGATGAGCCGCCGGATCCCTACCTCGAGCGCCTGTGCGAGCTGGCGGCACGCGATCAGTGGAAGCTCGAGGAGCTCGACTGGAGCTCGCTCGATCTCCTGTCCCTCCCTGAGCTGTTCAGGCAGACCGCGGCGGATGGCTTCGCCCAGCTCCTCTGGGGCGAGCGGACCGCGGAGCTCGCGGCGTCGCGCTTGATGGAGCTCCTCCCCGACGGCGCCGCTCGGACGTTCATCGCGACGCAGCGGACGGATGAGGCTCGCCACGTCGCCTTCTTCGAGCGGGTCATCCACCTCCTCGGCTGCGAGGGGCGGACGCGGCCCTCGGTCCAGCGGCTCATGCGCGAGGTGCAGGAGGCCGAGACGCCCGAGGAGCTGATGCTGGGCATGCAGATCCTCATCGAGGGCATCGCGCACTCCCTGTTCCTGGAGGCCGCGCGAGTGGTGGGCTCCTTCGGAGAGGGAGACGAGCTCGACCGGCCGCTCCAGGCGCTGAAGACGGTGATCGGCGGGTGGATGCCGCGGCTGCTGGCGCGCGACGAGAGCCGTCACATCGCGTTCGGGTTGCACGCCCTGCGCCAGAGCATTCCCCGGCTCGACCGCGCGGAGCGCCTCCGTCTCGAGGAGAAGGTGACGCTCTGGGGAGCGCTGGTGCTCGAGCAGGCGCGAGATCCGGACCTCGTCTACGGCGTCGGCGTGGATGGCGAGGAGGTCTGCCGGCGGCTGATCGACGATCTGAACCTCCGCATCGGTCAGGTCGGGCTCGAGACGCGGATTGCGCCCTTGAAGGCGGCGTGA
- a CDS encoding radical SAM protein: MKLFRFDEALDVNTATERELGARLERLWDKEPLLRPRPEMHDYQLTYPPAVQMEKREGYRRAPSDEEYLRDAVGAFDAAGYYFHFGFCKYRCRYCFHYELLTKHQDALMARYVDALSLEMRRVRELTPTIKPALFFLGGGTPTALPTYLLERFLRNLLFHFGPPATTMSTVEAKPVTASDDKLQALVQAGFRRINLGVQTLDPELYAFHHQKEEMRVALDAIERARRSGFEFINIDIMTGLERQTPESWRKTLAELERLATSGAVDSVFIYPYHDDPRSGTYGKPGAVPSFVQTAHSDAQARALFTRLGWKELGARFYRSPRHVRRELFELARVRVNPAYGEVLYHGLGNSSFSIGDRATFLNHRDVNDYCTAVEKGGLGIAYWRTLDDSQRATRDVTFDLLYSPFTRVRSRAKKYGAETMAHHRKQLERWAELGLGEENRLLGTFSLTPLGKLVHQQMLPQHYLAEDRRELDEAMQQRQQAGRRYRGY; the protein is encoded by the coding sequence ATGAAGCTCTTCAGGTTCGACGAGGCGCTGGACGTGAACACGGCGACGGAGCGCGAGCTCGGGGCGCGGCTGGAGCGGCTCTGGGACAAGGAGCCGCTGCTGCGTCCGCGGCCGGAGATGCATGACTACCAGCTCACCTACCCGCCCGCGGTGCAGATGGAGAAGCGCGAGGGGTACCGACGCGCGCCGAGTGACGAGGAGTACCTGCGCGACGCGGTGGGCGCCTTCGACGCGGCCGGCTACTACTTCCACTTCGGCTTCTGCAAGTACCGCTGCCGCTACTGCTTCCACTACGAGCTGCTGACGAAGCACCAGGACGCGCTGATGGCGCGGTATGTGGATGCGCTGTCGCTGGAGATGCGGCGCGTCCGCGAGCTGACGCCCACGATCAAGCCCGCGCTGTTCTTCCTGGGAGGCGGCACGCCCACGGCGCTGCCCACGTACCTGCTGGAGCGGTTCCTGCGAAACCTGCTGTTCCACTTCGGGCCACCGGCGACGACGATGAGCACCGTCGAGGCGAAGCCGGTCACGGCCTCGGACGACAAGCTCCAGGCGCTGGTGCAGGCGGGCTTCCGGCGCATCAACCTCGGGGTGCAGACGCTGGACCCGGAGCTGTACGCCTTCCACCACCAGAAGGAGGAGATGCGCGTCGCGCTCGACGCCATCGAGCGGGCCCGGCGCAGCGGGTTCGAGTTCATCAACATCGACATCATGACGGGGCTGGAGCGCCAGACGCCCGAGTCCTGGCGGAAGACGCTCGCGGAGCTGGAGCGGCTGGCGACGAGCGGCGCGGTGGACAGCGTCTTCATCTACCCGTACCACGACGATCCGCGCAGCGGCACCTACGGCAAGCCGGGGGCGGTGCCCTCCTTCGTGCAGACGGCGCACAGCGACGCGCAGGCGCGGGCGCTCTTCACGCGGCTGGGCTGGAAGGAGCTGGGAGCGCGGTTCTACCGCTCGCCCCGGCACGTGAGGCGCGAGCTGTTCGAGCTGGCCAGGGTGCGCGTGAACCCCGCGTATGGCGAGGTGCTGTACCACGGGCTGGGAAACTCCAGCTTCTCGATTGGCGACCGGGCCACGTTCCTGAACCACCGCGACGTGAACGACTACTGCACGGCGGTGGAGAAAGGCGGGCTGGGCATCGCGTACTGGCGGACGCTGGATGATTCTCAGCGGGCGACGCGGGATGTGACGTTCGACCTGCTCTACAGCCCGTTCACGCGGGTGCGCTCGCGCGCGAAGAAGTATGGCGCGGAGACGATGGCCCACCATCGCAAGCAGCTCGAGCGCTGGGCGGAGCTGGGGCTGGGCGAGGAGAACCGGCTGCTCGGCACGTTCTCGCTGACGCCCCTGGGCAAGCTGGTGCACCAGCAGATGCTCCCGCAGCACTACCTGGCAGAGGATCGCCGCGAGTTGGACGAGGCCATGCAGCAGCGCCAGCAAGCAGGCCGGCGCTACCGCGGCTACTGA
- a CDS encoding SDR family NAD(P)-dependent oxidoreductase translates to MSREPRVRMYRTALVTGASSGIGRGLSAWLARRGVKVFGAARRMEELEALARELQGQGEIVPVRMDVANAQETREAIRAIDEQCGGLELVVANAAVAPETPGDALDWSALEQILDVNVRGAAATLSAVADRMVSRGAGHLVGMSSLSDVRGMPHNGAYSASKAFLSTFLEGLRVDLAPRGVKVTTIRPGFVKTPGTEGNHFKMPFLLELDDAVDRIGRALLRGVSEHSFPWQAATAARLFQVIPNGLWDRAARGFDPERE, encoded by the coding sequence ATGAGCCGAGAACCCCGCGTGCGGATGTACAGGACGGCGCTCGTCACCGGCGCCTCGAGCGGAATCGGGCGCGGGCTCTCGGCCTGGCTCGCCCGCCGTGGAGTGAAGGTGTTCGGCGCGGCCCGTCGCATGGAGGAGCTCGAAGCGCTCGCGCGGGAGCTCCAAGGACAGGGAGAGATCGTCCCGGTACGGATGGATGTGGCCAACGCCCAGGAGACCCGCGAGGCCATCCGCGCCATCGATGAGCAGTGTGGTGGGCTCGAGCTCGTCGTGGCGAATGCCGCGGTCGCGCCGGAGACGCCCGGGGATGCGCTCGACTGGAGCGCACTGGAGCAGATCCTCGACGTCAACGTGCGCGGGGCCGCCGCCACCCTGAGCGCGGTGGCGGATCGGATGGTGTCGCGAGGAGCGGGCCACCTGGTGGGCATGTCATCCCTCTCGGACGTGCGAGGGATGCCGCACAATGGCGCCTACAGCGCGTCCAAGGCCTTCCTCTCCACCTTCTTGGAGGGACTGAGAGTCGATCTGGCCCCTCGGGGAGTGAAGGTGACGACCATCCGCCCCGGGTTCGTGAAGACGCCCGGCACCGAGGGCAACCACTTCAAGATGCCCTTCCTGCTCGAGCTCGACGACGCCGTCGATCGCATCGGCCGAGCCCTGCTGCGCGGCGTGTCCGAGCACTCGTTCCCCTGGCAGGCAGCCACCGCCGCCAGGCTGTTCCAGGTGATTCCGAACGGGCTCTGGGACCGCGCGGCGCGCGGCTTCGACCCCGAGCGCGAGTAA